A genome region from Sceloporus undulatus isolate JIND9_A2432 ecotype Alabama chromosome 1, SceUnd_v1.1, whole genome shotgun sequence includes the following:
- the MGAT2 gene encoding alpha-1,6-mannosyl-glycoprotein 2-beta-N-acetylglucosaminyltransferase yields the protein MRLRIYKRKVLALVLALLAAAACASLALWGSPERMMAAAEQQRQAGQEEQEQGTAKAPAPTEPWPRGPPRANASSSSSSGPGLLGMMGRREEEEEEEGLSGPNRTLLLRSRVYRLNFDQPVRHLERWRQAGAAGGEGALRVALVVQVHQRTEHLRLLLASLRRAAGVERVLLVLSHDVWSPELNALAAGVDFCAVLQVFFPFSLQLYPGEFPGTDPRDCPRDLGQAAALRSGCLNARYPDSFGHYREAAFAQTKHHWWWKLHFVWERVRALEEHPPGLVLFLEEDHYLAPDFLHVLAKLWALHQRECPECQVLSLGTYAPVRGGAFAGRADKVELKTWKSTEHNMGMAFARETYQQLMACSEAFCSYDDYNWDWTLQHLTVSCLPRFWKVLVPEIPRVFHTGDCGMHHKKSCQPSAQSAKIDSLLSANQQHLFPEAMAISKRYSVAPLSPHVKNGGWGDIRDHELCKSYRRLQ from the coding sequence ATGAGGCTCCGCATCTACAAGCGCAAGGTGCTGGCGCTGGTGCTGGCCCTGCTGGCCGCCGCCGCCTGCGCCTCGCTGGCCCTTTGGGGGAGCCCCGAGAGGATGATGGCGGCGGCGGAGCAGCAGCGGCAGGCAggccaggaggagcaggagcagggcACCGCCAAGGCCCCGGCCCCCACCGAGCCCTGGCCCAGGGGCCCCCCGAGGGCCaacgcctcttcctcctcctcctctggaccaggcctcctggggatgatggggaggagggaggaggaggaggaggaggaaggcctgtCGGGGCCCAACCGGACCCTGCTCCTCCGCTCCAGGGTCTACCGGCTCAACTTCGACCAGCCGGTGCGCCACCTGGAGCGATGGAGGCAGGCAGGGGCTGCCGGGGGCGAGGGGGCCCTTCGGGTGGCGCTGGTGGTCCAGGTGCACCAGCGGACGGAGCACCTGCGCCTGCTGCTGGCCTCCCTGCGGCGGGCGGCTGGCGTGGAGCGGGTGCTGCTGGTCCTCAGCCACGACGTCTGGTCCCCGGAGCTCAACGCCTTGGCCGCCGGGGTGGACTTCTGCGCCGTCCTCCAGGTCTTCTTCCCCTTCAGCCTCCAGCTCTACCCAGGAGAGTTCCCGGGCACCGACCCCCGGGACTGCCCCCGGGACCTGGGCCAGGCAGCCGCCCTCCGCTCGGGGTGCCTCAACGCCCGCTACCCGGACTCCTTCGGACACTACCGGGAGGCCGCCTTCGCCCAGACCAAGCACCACTGGTGGTGGAAGCTCCACTTTGTCTGGGAGAGGGTCCGGGCCCTGGAGGAACACCCGCCGGGCTTGGTCCTCTTCTTGGAGGAAGACCACTACCTGGCCCCGGACTTCCTCCACGTCTTGGCTAAACTGTGGGCCCTGCACCAGCGGGAGTGCCCCGAGTGCCAGGTCCTCTCCTTGGGCACCTATGCTCCCGTGCGCGGGGGTGCCTTCGCCGGCCGGGCCGACAAGGTAGAGCTGAAGACGTGGAAGTCCACCGAGCACAACATGGGCATGGCCTTCGCCCGGGAGACCTACCAGCAGCTGATGGCCTGCTCCGAGGCCTTCTGTTCCTACGACGACTACAACTGGGACTGGACCCTCCAGCACTTGACCGTCAGCTGCCTGCCTCGCTTCTGGAAGGTCCTGGTGCCCGAGATCCCGCGGGTCTTCCACACCGGCGACTGTGGCATGCACCACAAGAAGTCGTGCCAGCCTTCTGCCCAGAGTGCCAAAATCGACTCGCTCTTGAGCGCCAACCAGCAGCACCTCTTCCCTGAGGCCATGGCCATCAGCAAGAGGTACTCGGTGGCCCCTCTCAGCCCCCATGTGAAGAACGGCGGATGGGGCGACATTCGGGACCACGAACTCTGCAAAAGTTACCGGCGGTTGCaatga
- the LRR1 gene encoding leucine-rich repeat protein 1 has product MRLQCEVAVASRLLPSAGLRGPGRAVRALLSLGRPPGAAGVWLLVSTARHRPGSKYQLRENVEHLFTKFVEEGKATVRLKEPAVDVHLSKANVSQLKTFLSAVKLAHQGTNEETLPLSALIPAKASEVEKPKTKMTITSKKDYPLTRNFPYSLEHLQASYCKLARVDMRMLCLKSLRKLDLSHNRIKNLPATIGDLMCLQELNLQDNHLESFSVALCNSTLQKSLQSLDLSQNKIRALPAQFCQLQELVQLKLDDNYLIRLPFKIGQLSQLRFLSVARNKLPFLPSEFAKLTLESLDLFGNPFEQPTPLLPEMHLEVPLTLLECAARAIVHYRMPYDHHTLPSHLCIDLDMAKTCQCGRACLSCFIQTTVTMNLHNVAHTVVLVDNMGGTEAPLLCCFCSLTCYSQFLDRHLQSIR; this is encoded by the exons ATGCGCCTGCAGTGCGAGGTGGCGGTGGCGAGCCGGCTGCTGCCCTCGGCGGGGCTCCGGGGTCCGGGGCGCGCCGTCAGGGCCCTGCTCTCCCTCGGGAGGCCGCCCGGAGCTGCCGGGGTCTGGCTCCTGGTCAGCACCGCCCGACACCGCCCCGGATCCAAGTACCAG CTGAGAGAGAATGTAGAGCACCTTTTCACCAAGTTTGTGGAAGAAGGAAAAGCCACCGTGAGGCTGAAAGAACCAGCGGTGGATGTCCATCTCAGCAAG GCAAATGTGAGCCAGCTGAAGACCTTCCTGTCTGCAGTGAAGCTGGCTCACCAAGGTACTAATGAAGAAACATTACCGCTCTCTGCTTTGATCCCAGCAAAAGCTTCCGAAGTTGAGAAACCAAAGACAAAAATGACCATCACTTCAAAGAAGGATTATCCTTTAACCCGAAACTTCCCATACTCCTTAGAGCATCTCCAAGCCTCCTACTGTAAACTGGCCCGTGTCGATATGCGCATGCTTTGCCTAAAAAGCCTCCGGAAACTGGACCTGAGCCACAACCGGATTAAAAATCTTCCTGCAACTATCGGGGACCTCATGTGCCTTCAGGAACTCAACCTTCAGGACAATCACCTGGAGTCATTCAGTGTAGCTCTGTGCAACTCTACCCTCCAAAAGTCACTCCAGTCCCTGGATCTCAGCCAGAACAAGATCAGAGCACTTCCAGCACAGTTTTGCCAGTTGCAGGAACTCGTTCAGCTGAAGTTGGATGACAACTACCTCATCCGGCTGCCATTCAAGATCGGCCAGCTGAGCCAGCTCCGCTTCTTGTCAGTGGCTCGTAATAAGCTCCCGTTTTTGCCTAGTGAGTTTGCAAAACTCACCCTCGAGAGCCTGGATTTATTTGGCAATCCTTTTGAGCAGCCCACACCTCTGCTTCCTGAAATGCATCTGGAAGTCCCACTGACTTTATTAGAATGTGCTGCAAGAGCAATAGTCCATTACAG GATGCCCTACGACCACCACACCCTCCCTTCTCACCTCTGCATTGATCTGGACATGGCGAAGACCTGTCAGTGTGGACGCGCCTGTTTGAGCTGCTTCATTCAGACAACAGTGACCATGAATCTGCACAATGTGGCCCACACAGTTGTCCTAGTTGATAACATGGGTGGCACAGAGGCCCCCTTACTCTGCTGCTTCTGTTCTCTGACTTGCTACTCCCAGTTTCTGGACAGACATCTGCAAAGCATCCGGTGA